GTCGGTTTGTGCCTAGGCGCACCCCTTATACATTGGCCCAACCCACTGAGGCGCGAACCTTGACCCTGATTCCGCCGGGGAAGACTGGACGGGTGCTCTATGACGGTAACTCCTGGCCAGCTCGCTGCGAAGACAACCAATGTGCGATCGCAGTAGATGAACTGGTCTTTGTGGTTGGCCGCCAGGGCAATACCCTATTGGTCCTTCCGGATACTGCTTTGCGAGATTGAGATATTAAGCCAAGACTGCTGATGGCATTTTAAGGAGATAAAACAATGGATTTTGTTGCTTTTTTGATTGCCCTTGTCTTTGGTGGTTCTGTTGCTGCTAGCTCGGTGAAAATCATTAATCAAAGTGATGAGGCTCTCGTAGAAAGCCTGGGTCGCTATAACGGCAAGAAACTCACACCAGGACTCAATTTCATCGTTCCCTTTGTCGACAAAGTAGTGTTTAGACAAACTATCCGGGAACGAGTCCTAGATATTCCGCCCCAGCAATGCATCACCCGAGACAACGTCTCTATCACCGTCGATGCGGTGGTTTACTGGCGTATTGTCGACATGGAAAAAGCTTACTACAAGGTAGAGAACCTACAGGCTGCTATGGTCAACTTAGTCCTCACCCAGATTCGCTCTGAAATGGGACAATTGGAACTCGACGAGACCTTCACGGCTCGTTCTGAAATCAACGAAAAACTGCTGCAAGAACTCGATATCTCTACTGACCCTTGGGGTGTGAAAGTGACTCGGGTCGAGTTACGAGATATTGTTCCTTCTAAAGCCGTTCAAGATTCTATGGAACTACAAATGGCAGCAGAACGGCGCAAGCGAGCTGCTATCTTAACCTCAGAAGGGGAGCGAGAGTCCGCTGTGAATACTGCCCGCGGCCGGGCCGAATCTGAAGTATTAGAAGCCCAAGCGCGCCAGAAAGCAGCTATTTTAGATGCTGAGGCTCAGCAAAAAGCCATCGTACTTAAGGCCCAAGCCCAGCGGCAAGAACAAGTCTTACAGGCCCAAGCCACCTCTGAAGCAATGCAGATTATTGCAAAAGCCCTTCAAGACAGCCCAAACACTCGCGAGGCACTGCAGTTTCTGTTAGCGTATCAATACTTGAACATGGGTTTACAGATTGGTAGCAGTGATAGCAGCAAGGTCATGTTTATGGATCCTCGCAGTATTCCCGCCACCTTAGAAGGGATGCGCTCAATAGTAGGTGATTTAGATAGGTTGTCTTATGATTCTGAGCAGCTAAGTTAAGTCTTTCCAAGTGAAAAACTCAAACTCCTAGATAGGGCATGCGAGCGAAGATATTTCTCTACAGTTGATCAGTTAAAGACTATAAAGGGTGTCGTCGAAACACCTATAGATTGAGTGTTGAAATTGAAGTCAACCTTGCTGTAATCTTCCAAAAGATCTTGGACGAGTTGACGGTAGTTGTCTACGTTTGCCATTTCACAATCACCTCCTCTTCTGGATCATAAATAGTGAGGTGCACCCGGTAGCACTGAATCAGCAAAGGTGAATTCGCCGGAGGATGTGGAGCGATTGGTCCATACATCACTTCAGATTTGCCCCTGCCTACAATAAGTACACTGGTGCATAGAACCGCGAACTGCCATGGTCAACGTATCGCCAGCTCCCCGCAACTTAGTCACCGATACCTGGGTCACTGCAACCTGGGAAGAGTTCTTGGCGATCGCAAACCAGCCCCAGTTCGAAAACGCCCGGTGTTACTACGATGCCGGTTGGATCAGGATTGAAACCATGCCCATTGGGTCAGGCCATGGTCAGGATAATTCTATTCTGGCGGCGGTGGTGAGCTTGCACACGAGGCGACGCTCGCGGCGCCAGGACTCAACGGTGCGATAGCTCAGGGACTGATACCACACCTGAGGGGGAACCAAGCGGTCCAGGTCGGCGACCAACTCGGTGCTGCTCTGGCCCAGTAAGGGTTCCAGGGACGTAGCGACGGCTTGGCGCTGAGCCTGGTAAGCATCTTTAGCGCGTTGTTCGAGGGACCAGGTCATCTCTTGCAAGCGGGCATTGCTGCTGTGGGCGGTGACAAACTCTACCCGGCTTTGGTTCTTCGCACCAACTCATGATGTTGTCTCAGCTGTAGGCACTATCGCCTCTGACGACAATCGTCACCTGGGGCCAAGCTCATCTTCACGTAGCGCGAATCGAATAGGTCGCCGGGCACATGCATCGCTTGCTCTAGACGATTGAGGGTGCTCTTGCCCGCTAACGGCGCGCAACGGGGATGGTCACTCTCGAGCTGACCCAGGACGACCCCAAACAGTTGCTCATGGCGCAAGTCGTCATGGTCATTGACATCGTAGATGTTTGGCCGCAAGGGTCGCGTCCATTTGTTCCCAACTGCCGCTGTGCTGCAGCATGGGAGAATATTCGCCGAATTGAAACTGCAGGGGCAGACTCGCGGCGACGCGTTGCCAGGCTTCCACGTGAATGCGGATGAACCGTTCTGCCCCTAAGAAGGCCGTCACCTCCTCCCCCTCCCAGATGATGTCGGCCTGTCCGGTCAGGTAGAGTAAGTCCCGGGTGTCAAAGTCGATGAATAATAACCCGACGCTGGGATTGAGTAGGATGTTGCCCACGGTGTTGAAGTGAAAGTTGCCGGTGAAGTCGGGGAATATTAAGGTCTGGTCGTCTTCCACCCGCACAAACCCCGGGTTACCGCCCCGGTGGGAAGCATCGGCCCCGAAGGCGGGGCTGTCTTGGCTAGGGGTGTAAGCGGTGGCGATAAACAGGGTATCGGAGCGGGAAATCAGGGCTTTGGCGGCATCATCGAGGCGTTCACCCTGGACAATGTGCTTGGCTTGCCCCGGATCGGCAACCTCTGGTAAGACCTCCATGGTCCGGGTTTGGATGTATTGGGGGCAGTTGCCAAAGGTCTGTGCGATCGCAACCGTTATCCCCGCGTCATCCACGGCGCTGATTCGCCCGGTGGAACGGTTGCGACGCCGATTCTCCGGCAGAATCCCCAGGATGCCAATATCGGCCCCCGCGGTCAGGTGGTCCGCCAGCGGCGAGCCAAACAGCGGTTGCGTCGCCATCCTCAAGTGATAGGGGTCGGGAGCGGTGATGAATCCCGGTGGCCCGGTGAGGATAGAGGCCCAAGGGTGTCCTTGGTGATCGAGAGTGCCCACAATCAAAAAAGGCAGTAGGTGATAAAACTCTCGATGCTGGTCGGCTAAGTAGTCTCGTACCACCCGCCGTCCCAGCTTCTCGAGCTTGTCGCGCACGCCCATGCGGGTTTGCACCGCTTGCTCTCCGGCATGAAAAGGAGAGTGCGGTTGAGTCCAACCTGTAGTCATAGCGATTCTGGAGGTCGTCAGGATAAATCTGGCAGTGTCCTAAAGCCCGGCCATGGAAATGAAGCCAGGCAGATGTTTGACCCGATCGATCCAGGTCAGCACCTGAGAGTAGGGAGCAAGATCGACCTGGCCGTCGGGGGCCAAGGCCACATAGGGAAAGACGGCAATATCGGCGATGGTGTGACGCTGGAATTCCAGCCAGGTACGGCCAAGTAGGTGCTTATCCAACTGAGTCAGAATCTGGTCCGCCTTTTGCTGAGCCCGATCGATATTGATAGAGGTGGCCCCAAACAGATGATACAGTCGGGCATTTTCGGGACCCTGGCGGACTTCTCCAGCCGTGATAGACAGCCAGCGCACCACCTGCGCCAGGGCGACGGCATCCATAGGCAGCCATTGTTCACCGCCATATTGACGGGCCAGATACACCAGGATGGCCTGGGCATCAGCTAGTTTCATATCGCCATCAATCAGTAAGGGAACCTGGCCGAAGGGATTGAGGGCCAGATATTCAGGAGACTTGTGCTCCCCTTGCATGAGGTCGACGGCAGCCCAGTCGTAATCGAGCTGGAGCAGTTCTAATAACAGCCGAACCTTATAGCTGTTCCCGGACATTTCGTGGCCGTAAAGCGTGATCATGGGTTTTCTTCCAATAAGTTGAGTGAGCTGGGTTTCGATGACTTAGTAGGCATAGTTAGAGCTAAGAACTGAACCGAGCGTTCGGTATATTCAGACTGTACCGAACGTTTGGTATGCTGTCAATAGATGACTTGAAATTTGCGTGTAATGCCCAAGGAGACTTACATTCCCAGCTTGTTTGGCCTATTTCGGCAATATGGGTATGACGGCGCCACCCTCGCGAAGATTTCGGCAGCGACGGGATTAGGCAAAGCCAGCCTTTATCACCACTTTCCCGACGGCAAAGAGGAGATGGTTGAGGCGGTGTTGTCCTACTCTGATGACTGGCTGCAAGAGAATGTCTTGACCCCGTTAGCCAATGAGGGGACGGCCCAGGAGCGGTTACAGAAGATGTGCGATCGCATCGACGATCTCTATGCCGGCGGTACCCAACCCTGCTTGCTGGCCATTCTGCAGGCAGGCACCGGTCGCGATGTCTTCCATGGCCAAGTGAACGCCTTGCTAAAGCGCTGGATCGGAGCCATTGCTAGGGTGCTGGCCCAGGCAGGCATGGATGACAGGTTGGCCCACCAGCGGGGAGAAGATGCCATCATCGCCATCCAGGGCGCCCTGATGCTATCCCAAGGGTTAAAGGATCCGTCCCCGTTTCAGCGAGTGATTCAGGCTTTGCCCGAAGAATTGTGTCGCCAACCTTAAGTCGTGACCACTGATATCAGACGGATTGCCTATAGTGAACGGTAACTGCCGGCGAATATCGCTGCCAGGTGTTGCAACCAACTTCAGGCGATGGACCCTTTCTATGGCGAGATTATCGGCACGGCCCTGTTGATTTTGCTGGGGAACGGAGTGGTAGCCAATGTGGTGCTGGAGGGCACCAAAGCAGAGGCTTCTGACTGGAATACGATTACCCTGGGTTGGGGCATGGCTGTGTTTGTCTCGGTCTTTTCCGTGGCGGCCATTAGTGGTGCCCATTTGAACCCTGCCGTCAGTTTAGGCCTGGCCGTGGCCGGTAAGTTTAGCTGGTCGATATTACCGGTCTACGTGCTGGGGCAGTTCATCGGAGCCGCCATCGGGGCCATGCTGGTGTGGCTGTTTTATCGTCCCCATCTGGCCAAAACCCGCGATTGCGATCGCAAACTAGCTGTTTTCTGCACCACCCCGGCCATTCGTGATCGAGTGTCCAACTTCCTCTGCGAATCCATGGGCACCTCGGTGCTGGTGTTTTCGGTATTGCAATTGGCCAAACCCACCTTCGGCCTAGGAGCTCTGGACGCCCTGCCGGTGGGATTATTGGTACTGGCCATCGGCCTCTCCTTGGGGGGCACCACCGGCTATGCCATCAACCCAGCTCGCGATCTAGCCCCCAGGATCATGCATGCCCTCTTGCCCATCCCCGGCGGCAAACGGGACAGTGATTGGCCCTACGCCTGGGTTCCGGTGCTGGCTCCCCTGTTTGGAGCCCTACTGGCGGCCTGGCTCTATTTGGCCTTGGGGGGCGAAATTCGGGTGGATCTGCCCAGCGTCAGTGAGTTCTTCTAGGGGCATAAAGTCAGGCATCTTCCCCAGAGAGGTCGCCAGTACTCTACCTTGGCAGATTAGGCTGCCTGCTTTTGGGCCATCTCCAGAGCCTGCCTCGTCTCCTGGGGCGGCGCTACCGTGCCATAATCGCTCTTGAACGCTGGTTTCAGAATGTTCATGCCCACCTGCACTGCCGGGCGGGCTTTCATGGCGTCAATCCAGCCAGATACCCAGGGAAAGTCGGCCAAGGAGATATCTAGATAAGGCGTCTTGACGGCAGCCACCCAGGGGAAGGTGGCGATGTCAGCGATGGAGTAATCGCCGGCAATATAGGGCTGATCTGCCAGCTGCCGATCCAGCACCCCCAGCAGCCGTAGGGTTTCTTTCCGATAACGCTCGATGGCGTAGGGAATGGGGTCGGGGGCGGCGTTGCGGAAATGGCCCAACTGGCCAAACATGGGACCAACGCTGGCCATCTGGAACATCAGCCATTCCATCACCTGGGCCCGGGCGACTGCCTCTGTCGGTAATAATTTGCCGGTTTTCTCGGCCAGGTAAATCAGGATTGCCCCCGATTCAAACACGGCCAGCTGATGATCGCGATCGACAATGGCGGGAATTTTGCTGTTGGGGTTAATGGCCACAAATTCAGGGGAGAACTGCTCTCCTTGACCGATATTGATGGCGTGAACGGTGTAGGGTAGCTGCAATTCCTCTAGCAGAATGGACGGCTTGCGGCCATTGGGGGTGGTGTAGGTGAAGAGGTCAATCATGGTGGGGATGGGAAAGGGCTACACTCTAATTATGTAGACAGGTCTGTCTATTGTCAATTGGCTAGGAATTAGTCACGGGATCAGCTGAACTCAGGTCTTAGCGAGCAAGCCATCTATAGCTGCTGAGAGGCAGAGGAGTTGAGAAGCTATGGGTAGCAGGATTTATCTAACCCCCTACAAAATCAGGGGTTCGATTTTTGCCTGCACCTCTTCAACTAAGCTATCTGGAACAATCTCAACGAACTGAACGTTACGGGCTGTCCAATCTAGACACTTGATCTGATCAACAAGAATCACCCCTTGAATCTGTAGTTCAGGCGGTAAGAGAACTTCAAAGGGATACCCCTTTTGCTGCCTAGTAATAGGCATAAACAGTGCCAGGGTGCTTTTGGCGTTGTAACTGCGAGGCGACAGTACGAACGCAGGTCGGTGTCCTCGCTGTTCATGACCTTTAGTTGGATTAAAGTCTAGGTAAAGGATGTGGCCCCTATCAGGAATGTAGCGCTCTGCCGGATTTACCAAGCCTCATTCCCCACAGCGACTCCAGTCTCCACTTCAGAATGCAAAGTCTCTGGTGTGATAGCCGCTATTAACTCCTCTAAAGAATAGCGCCTACGAGGTCTCGGTTTGATTACCAAATTACCGTCAATCACCGCTAGATCAACTTCAGCGCCTTCAGTTAGCTGAATCTCTTTGGCGATGTGTTGGGGAATCCGAAGGGCCAAACTATTGCCCCACTTGGTAACTGTCGCAACCATAAGTTGTTCTTATGCCTAGACTGGTTAAACTACTGCAGTCAAACTCTTTGGCGGGAAGTAGATACAGTGTATCTACATTTTAGCGATTTGGGAGAACCTTTGGCAATAGCTGTAAGCAATAAGACTCAAAACTTGAATGTCAAATGTTTCCCCAAGAATTTAAGGGGCTGTCTTAATCGACAATCTGTGGCGGCAGATAACTTCCAAATGGGGATACTGCTGCCGCAGCCACTCCCAGGCCCGGACCTGCAGAATGGTGTCTGTTTGCAGGGCTACGGCCCCATCAGTCAGCATCGCCTCCCCAGTCAACAGCCAGCGACCTAGGATTAGTAATAGGTCTGTCATCTCATTGGGTTGGGCTGTGGCATCACCCCTTGACTGTAACGGTTGCCAGGAACAGCGCCAGGATTGCGCCTTCCTGCTGGCCATTGCGCCGATAGATGCCCCTTGTCGGTCCATCTGTAGAGGCTAGAGTTGGGCAGCGAGTCCCCCTCTATTGTTTCGGCGAGTCGGAAGCCATTAAGGCCTGAAACCGGGGATGATCGCCCAGGCTGTCAAAATCTCTCGAAGCCGCAACCGCTTCCCGTCCTGCATCAGGAGCAAGTCTGAACAGAGTTGCCAGGCTGTCTAAGGCCTCGTCTGTGTTGCCCAGCAGGGCCTGGCACCGGGCCAAGTGAAAGTGGCTGCCAGGGTCATTCGGCTCAATGTCCAAGGCAGCGTTGAGGGCATGAATCGCCTGCTCGTAACGGCCTAACGCAGTCAGGGCATTGCCTTTGTTGTTGAGCGCGACGTGGTCGTCAGGCTTGATTTTCAGGGCGGCATCAAAGGCAGCGATGGCAGCGTCGTAACGGCCTAACGCAGCCAGGGCAACGCCTTTGTTGTGGAGCGCGGCGTCATAGTCAGGTTTGATTTTCAGGGCGGCATCGTAGGCAACAATGGCAGCCCCGTAACGGCCTAAGTCAGCCAGGGCAACACCTTTGTTGTAGAGCGTTTCGTGTTTGTCAGGTTTGATGTTTAGGGCGGCATCGTAGGCGGCGATGGCAGCCTCGTAACGGCCTAAGTCAGCCAGGGCATTGCCTTTGTTGTTGAGCGCTTCGTGGAGGTCAGGCTTGATGTTTAGGGCGGCATCGTAGGCGGCGATGGCAGCCTCATAACGGCCTAGGTGATAAAGGGCATTGCCTTTGTTGTAGAGCGCTTCGTGTTTGTCAGGTTTGATGTTGAGGGCGGCATCATAGGCGGCGATGGCAGCCTCGTAACGGCCTAAGTCAGCCAGGGCATTGCCTTTGTTGTAGAGCGCTTCGTGTTTGTCAGGTTTGATGTTGAGGGCGGCATCATAGGCGGCGATGGCAGCCTGGTAACGGCCTAAGTCAGCCAGGGCATTGCCTTTGTTGTAGAGCGCTGCGTGGTCGTCAGGTTTGATGTTGAGGGCGGCATCATAGGCGGCGATGGCAGCCTCGTAACGGTCTAAGTGATAAAGGACATTGCCTTTGTTGTAGAGCGCTTCGTGTTTGTCAGGTTTGATGTTGAGGGCGGCATCGTAGGCGGCGATGGCAGCCTCGTAACGGCCCAAGTCAGCCAGGGCAACCCCTTTGTTGTTGAGCGCTTCGTGGTCGTCAGGCTCGATTTTCAGGGCGGCATCGTAGGCGGCGATGGCGGCATTGAAGTCTTCATCAAAGAAATGGGCGTTCCCCTTGTAAAACAGCGCGATATGTCTCTCTAGGCTTGCCAGAGGCTCTTGAGTTTGTAATAGAGCCGCCTCGAAGCGGTCAATGGCGCCTGACCAATCTTCAGCAGCATATCGTGCCATGCCCAGGGTGAACAGCGTCAGGTAGGCCATCTCTGCCGAGAGCCGGGTCTGCAGCTGAAAGCTGTTCAGCTCTGCTAACGCAGCGGTTTGCACGGTACCGCTGGCGGATTCCCCAAACTCCGGTAAATATTCCGGGGGTTTCAGCACTTCAAAGTTGACGCTGATCGGCACCGCCGTCTCCGTCTTGCCATACCAGCCCCAAATCAGGATCGACGCCTTCTGCTGTTCGCCTAGCTTTCGGGCAGCGTCGCTACCAGCCTGCTCGGTGATGGCCTCATCCAACGCCTCCACCTTGACGTCGTCGTACTCTTCGGTGGCGTCCCGCAGCTCCCTGAGAATGGTGTCGGTGACGCGGTAGTTCTGCACGTCTGGTCCATCGAACTCAGCTACCACAATCACCACCTGCTGGCTGGGCAGTCTCTCTACGTACTGCCAGGTCGAGACCCCCGCTATCACCAGCAACGGCACCAGCACCAGCCCCACCTTGGCCATACGGCGCACGATCTTACGGCGCCGCTTCTTTTGCCGTTGGCGTTGCACCTGGCTATCCGTTGGCGCCGGCTGAAATCCAGAACTAGAAGCGTCTCTACGCTCAGGCTGCCAAAAGCGAGCATAGTACAGGCAGGCCAACCAGAGCAGCACGATTCCTAAGCCCAGCAAAAGCAGGCTGACCAAGCCCGAGTGCCCTCGGAACAGTTGGATCAGGCCGACCAGACTGGTGACTAGGCCGATACCACCGGTCACGCCGCCGGCCAGCTGCCGGAGCCACTGGATGAAGCCGCTGCCGCCTCTCTCACCAGCCATGGCGCTGCCTAGGGTGGAAAAACGTCTTCACTATAGCCGAGGGCATTTGGGCGGCTCAATGCTCGCCCCCATTCCCCTATGGACCGGGCGGCAATAGACAAGGACCGGCAAACAATGGCTGTGTCCCGCCTCAAACTGGCTGGGACCCACAGAAACGTCATAGAGACCCGCGTCACGATAGAGAAGGACCGGCGGGAAATGACTGCGTCCCAAATAAAACTCTATGGGTCCCGCCCGGAAATAGAAAAGGACCGGCAAACAATGATTGCGTCCCAAATAAAAGTCTATGGCTCTTCATCGCCGCTTTATGATTCCCGCCGGGGCCTAACCGAACCGCCCATCCCAATTCGTTGAGATAGTGCTAGATGTTCCCTATGCCCGTGGGCAGCGGCTTCTTCATGAAGTAGAGGCTGTGGCCTTCCGGATAGTCATCCAAGGATCTACGAAGAGGTAGCGCGCTTGCACTACCTCACGGTGAAATAGTTTTGGCCTGGGGCATTGCCTATGGCCTCATGTTAGGGCCAGGCTGCCCCCGCTTCGCGTCTCTCCAGGATTTCCCCAGGTCTAGGCGTTGCCTTCGGTGGGGGCCGAAATCGCCTGCCAACCGGCGAGGCCATCTTTCAGTTCGACTACCCGGGTGAAGCCTGCCTGGCGCAGTTGCTCGGCGGCAGCGGCGGTATCGTCGTCGTTGTCGCCATAGATGTAGATGTCCCGGGTCGACTCCAGGCTGCCCTGGATCATCGGCAGTAGCTCGGCCCTGGGCATGGATATGGCGCCCTGGATCCGCTCTTGGTTGTAGGCGGTGCGATCGCGGACGTCGATGATCGTCAGGGCCGGTTCGCCCCAGTTCAGACGGGCTTGCAGATCCTGGGGTGAGGCTTGGGGCGGAAGCTCAGTGAGAGTGGGCGCTGGCCCCGTCAGGTTTGA
This portion of the Halomicronema hongdechloris C2206 genome encodes:
- a CDS encoding NfeD family protein gives rise to the protein MSLPLFWLIVGLVLCLMELFLPTAFVESTLGISAFVVALVALWVTSFSLQVLLWMVLSLVCIALLRRFVPRRTPYTLAQPTEARTLTLIPPGKTGRVLYDGNSWPARCEDNQCAIAVDELVFVVGRQGNTLLVLPDTALRD
- a CDS encoding SPFH domain-containing protein, coding for MDFVAFLIALVFGGSVAASSVKIINQSDEALVESLGRYNGKKLTPGLNFIVPFVDKVVFRQTIRERVLDIPPQQCITRDNVSITVDAVVYWRIVDMEKAYYKVENLQAAMVNLVLTQIRSEMGQLELDETFTARSEINEKLLQELDISTDPWGVKVTRVELRDIVPSKAVQDSMELQMAAERRKRAAILTSEGERESAVNTARGRAESEVLEAQARQKAAILDAEAQQKAIVLKAQAQRQEQVLQAQATSEAMQIIAKALQDSPNTREALQFLLAYQYLNMGLQIGSSDSSKVMFMDPRSIPATLEGMRSIVGDLDRLSYDSEQLS
- a CDS encoding transposase yields the protein MRPNIYDVNDHDDLRHEQLFGVVLGQLESDHPRCAPLAGKSTLNRLEQAMHVPGDLFDSRYVKMSLAPGDDCRQRR
- a CDS encoding pyridoxamine 5'-phosphate oxidase family protein, which translates into the protein MTTGWTQPHSPFHAGEQAVQTRMGVRDKLEKLGRRVVRDYLADQHREFYHLLPFLIVGTLDHQGHPWASILTGPPGFITAPDPYHLRMATQPLFGSPLADHLTAGADIGILGILPENRRRNRSTGRISAVDDAGITVAIAQTFGNCPQYIQTRTMEVLPEVADPGQAKHIVQGERLDDAAKALISRSDTLFIATAYTPSQDSPAFGADASHRGGNPGFVRVEDDQTLIFPDFTGNFHFNTVGNILLNPSVGLLFIDFDTRDLLYLTGQADIIWEGEEVTAFLGAERFIRIHVEAWQRVAASLPLQFQFGEYSPMLQHSGSWEQMDATLAAKHLRCQ
- a CDS encoding glutathione S-transferase family protein, which gives rise to MITLYGHEMSGNSYKVRLLLELLQLDYDWAAVDLMQGEHKSPEYLALNPFGQVPLLIDGDMKLADAQAILVYLARQYGGEQWLPMDAVALAQVVRWLSITAGEVRQGPENARLYHLFGATSINIDRAQQKADQILTQLDKHLLGRTWLEFQRHTIADIAVFPYVALAPDGQVDLAPYSQVLTWIDRVKHLPGFISMAGL
- a CDS encoding TetR/AcrR family transcriptional regulator → MPKETYIPSLFGLFRQYGYDGATLAKISAATGLGKASLYHHFPDGKEEMVEAVLSYSDDWLQENVLTPLANEGTAQERLQKMCDRIDDLYAGGTQPCLLAILQAGTGRDVFHGQVNALLKRWIGAIARVLAQAGMDDRLAHQRGEDAIIAIQGALMLSQGLKDPSPFQRVIQALPEELCRQP
- a CDS encoding MIP/aquaporin family protein, whose product is MDPFYGEIIGTALLILLGNGVVANVVLEGTKAEASDWNTITLGWGMAVFVSVFSVAAISGAHLNPAVSLGLAVAGKFSWSILPVYVLGQFIGAAIGAMLVWLFYRPHLAKTRDCDRKLAVFCTTPAIRDRVSNFLCESMGTSVLVFSVLQLAKPTFGLGALDALPVGLLVLAIGLSLGGTTGYAINPARDLAPRIMHALLPIPGGKRDSDWPYAWVPVLAPLFGALLAAWLYLALGGEIRVDLPSVSEFF
- a CDS encoding glutathione S-transferase N-terminal domain-containing protein — its product is MIDLFTYTTPNGRKPSILLEELQLPYTVHAINIGQGEQFSPEFVAINPNSKIPAIVDRDHQLAVFESGAILIYLAEKTGKLLPTEAVARAQVMEWLMFQMASVGPMFGQLGHFRNAAPDPIPYAIERYRKETLRLLGVLDRQLADQPYIAGDYSIADIATFPWVAAVKTPYLDISLADFPWVSGWIDAMKARPAVQVGMNILKPAFKSDYGTVAPPQETRQALEMAQKQAA
- the mazF gene encoding endoribonuclease MazF, giving the protein MVNPAERYIPDRGHILYLDFNPTKGHEQRGHRPAFVLSPRSYNAKSTLALFMPITRQQKGYPFEVLLPPELQIQGVILVDQIKCLDWTARNVQFVEIVPDSLVEEVQAKIEPLIL
- a CDS encoding AbrB/MazE/SpoVT family DNA-binding domain-containing protein, translating into MVATVTKWGNSLALRIPQHIAKEIQLTEGAEVDLAVIDGNLVIKPRPRRRYSLEELIAAITPETLHSEVETGVAVGNEAW
- a CDS encoding tetratricopeptide repeat protein, which encodes MAGERGGSGFIQWLRQLAGGVTGGIGLVTSLVGLIQLFRGHSGLVSLLLLGLGIVLLWLACLYYARFWQPERRDASSSGFQPAPTDSQVQRQRQKKRRRKIVRRMAKVGLVLVPLLVIAGVSTWQYVERLPSQQVVIVVAEFDGPDVQNYRVTDTILRELRDATEEYDDVKVEALDEAITEQAGSDAARKLGEQQKASILIWGWYGKTETAVPISVNFEVLKPPEYLPEFGESASGTVQTAALAELNSFQLQTRLSAEMAYLTLFTLGMARYAAEDWSGAIDRFEAALLQTQEPLASLERHIALFYKGNAHFFDEDFNAAIAAYDAALKIEPDDHEALNNKGVALADLGRYEAAIAAYDAALNIKPDKHEALYNKGNVLYHLDRYEAAIAAYDAALNIKPDDHAALYNKGNALADLGRYQAAIAAYDAALNIKPDKHEALYNKGNALADLGRYEAAIAAYDAALNIKPDKHEALYNKGNALYHLGRYEAAIAAYDAALNIKPDLHEALNNKGNALADLGRYEAAIAAYDAALNIKPDKHETLYNKGVALADLGRYGAAIVAYDAALKIKPDYDAALHNKGVALAALGRYDAAIAAFDAALKIKPDDHVALNNKGNALTALGRYEQAIHALNAALDIEPNDPGSHFHLARCQALLGNTDEALDSLATLFRLAPDAGREAVAASRDFDSLGDHPRFQALMASDSPKQ
- a CDS encoding rhodanese-like domain-containing protein, yielding MANVSEQIDAVKSNLTGPAPTLTELPPQASPQDLQARLNWGEPALTIIDVRDRTAYNQERIQGAISMPRAELLPMIQGSLESTRDIYIYGDNDDDTAAAAEQLRQAGFTRVVELKDGLAGWQAISAPTEGNA